The window GTTGCATGTCCATGTGGTCTCCGCCATAAGTTTCTACTGCATTATATCCAGACATTAACCTAGAAATTACATTACTAATGATGGTCAGGAAAGAACCTACtacttcatttattgaaaaaatattcCCTTTCCAAGATGTTCCAGATCTTAGGATGTCATTTTGGTCAAAACATGCCAAACCCACCTAAGCCCTGAAAGAATACCATATAATACACAAAGTAACGACTGCAGCTTATTATTGAATTTACCGAGTCCATAGAATTCTTCATCTAGGGTGCTTCTATCCTCAGTGGAGTATGAAAACCCAGATGCACGAGTTCCAGTGTTGTATCTCCTTTTGGAATTCGAATCACGAGAATTAAGGAGAGTGTTGTATGCATGTTTAATCCTCATGAACTTCTCCTGTGCATTCACCTGAAATATAAGACATTTTGACATATgagataattaaattttagtCAACAGCAATTTGAGAAATCAAACTACATCGCATTGCAAACAACCCCTTTTGTGAAATTaatcatgattttcttttagaaggaaataaaataagtcTTTGATAGTTAAAAACCACATTCATCAGGGCCAAATGCAGAGCAACAAAATAATGTACCCACAAACTACAgaataattttttccaattttattgatGATCACTTGAGTGATCATCTTCATCTGATTTTCTTTACAGAGGCTGCTACTGCAACAAAGATCTTGCAAGGATATAGCTAGGAAAGCTACACAGCTAGGAATGTTCtgcagattaaaaaaaaaagaaatctctaAACCTTTTTAGTCACTTAAGCAAGCAAATGTCCATTGGAGACAAGGAATGACCCATTTGCAATCATGTACAATGGTTACAAACATTACATTCTCAACGTCTATTGCTGATGAAATCAATGCCTATTGACAGACAACAAAATAAGCATGGATGAAATAAAAGATCCTACTAGAAGTCCTTATGTCAACCAAGTTTCTAAATGGTTCTCTAGCAACTGCATCTGCATTTCCCAAGACGTGGACCCATATCAGGAGCAAATTGAACTACCCCTGCCCTGTCAACAATCATGATCCAAATGTCTCTTTCTTCATCATGCATGATAGCAAATGGCATTACCAAGGGATATTAAGTGCAGACTAACAGCAGACAAGTACTTAAACAAAAATATTCCTCAAAGCCATTAAACTTGCAGTCTGTAAGTATGATCACCTAAAGAAGAGACAAAATGTGTGAACAGATCAATCACACAAGACAATTCCCACACTTCCACTTGACCAGTCGACAATTCCACCATAGCATCGAAGATAGGTCCTCACCATTTTTCAAATGCCCATATAAGATGGCATTAAACATATGCAAGACAATGTGAATAGTCCCAAACCCTAATGTTTGGGGACCCTATGTAACTATAGCTCATTCGATAGAACTGAAAAATGAGTTCTGAAATTTAAATACAAACTAGTAAGTGCTGAAAATAAAGTCAAAAGTTGTTTGATTGATAAcacatgaaaattaaattttaacttttttcttgCTTCCTTACTGAACTTGCAATAGTGAGTATTATTGAAATGTTTTGACAATATATTTGGTAAGTTCTTACTTTTCATTGTATATTTTTATCGCTTACCAATTAAGCATGTAATTCTTACTTACAAGATTAAGTGACTTTTTACTTAAATGAATTAATCAAATTGTGTATAATGGAGTGATATTTTCAGCACTTAATGTGTTTAACAAGACCATCTCTATGTAGCAAATGGAATGATATTTGGTTGAAGATATTCGTCTTGATGTGAAAATTTTGCACTAACAAGTCTGAGAACACACTAAATGCAATAATACACAGTGAGAATCTCAATATTCCTCCGTCACTTGTCTAGAATCGAAGTTTTCTGGGATTGTCAGGGTCCATGAGATTTAAATGGCTTTACACACTGGAACAACCTCGTCAGGATCTATGAGCTCTACCAGCTCTAATGCTTAATATCAAAACAATCCATTGACATCTGCACCATTGAAGCACATAAACAGCTTATAGAATCCAAACAATTTGTTCAGGCTGAATTCCAAAAGTTGGATAACTTTAACCAGTCCGCATTGACTATTAAACTACTTTGTAGAGATGAAAGATCAACGAGACCAAAGGATCAAAATAAGGCAGGCTTTGGTGCTACCCCTCACTTAAAGATGCGATCCTAGAATGTCTCATGAaggagaaaaatccatcattctGTGATCTGTTTGTGGATAACATTAGGAGCATCAATGCAGACTAACTTCCAACTTTAGATCGAAGGAAAGATACCCATGATTCAAACAGATTCCACCAAACACTACTTCTCCACCAAACTGCAAAATCAAAAAACCACCCCAAGCTACTAAGTTCTGCAATCTTAATCTCTTCTAGCCATCTATCAACAATAGAAAGATGAGCACTTGTCTACAACAGTCATAGCAAGTCCCGTGCCAGACTGGTAGTGGGCCACATTCCACCCCGAGTAAGTCTATCATGTAGCCTATCTGGCACAGCTTTCCAACTTTTGGTGTGAAAAGGGACTATGCAAGTTTTCTTACAAGGTACTTAGCGAAAGGCCTACCAGCTGCAGGGCCTACACAGCTGCCCACCCAGCTTCAAGGTATTGCAACTCTAAAAAACGGACCAAAGACTGGGAACAACACAAGTAACTGCAACAGCTACGGTTTACAACCATTACCTACACCCAATGAAATTTTAACATGTCGATTAGCACTGTATATCTACAATTAGACTAGAGGGACAAGCAGCAGCAGAGTTAATTTAGACCCACAAGCATCGACACGGTTCATCTCGCGCTAAAAACACCAAATCGCGCGGTAAAATCAAGGCCCATCATGGAGACACGCGCTCATACCTCTTTGTTGACATCAGGGTGATACTTCAAAGCGAGCTTCCGATAAGCCCTCTTGATTTCATCGGCCGTCGCGGAAGGAGACACCCCCAGGACCTCGTACGGGGACTCCCTCCGGCTCGCCCGCGAGAGGGTACGCGCGTTCCTCCCCCGCCGACCCTTCTCCCGGTTCCTCTCCCCGGGCCAAACGAACGACTGGGGAGCGGACGGGAGAGCGCCGaagacgccgccgccgccgccgccgccgccgccgcagccgccgccatGGCCGCGGCCGTGACGTAAGAATCGACCCGGCTGGGGCGGAAGATGGAGGCGAGAGGAGCAGGGGAAATCCGCGGTGGAAGCGAGGTGGGAGGAGCAACAGGGTCGAGGTTTCAGAGGCGAAGCCAATCCATGATGCATGTTCATCAAGCGAGGTCGTGTGTGGATCTCATGCCGTAGACAAcggcagagaaaaaaaaaaatggaatcttTGTTCTTGGAGACGTGTCGGCCTGAGTACAAAATCAGCCTCTTGTCGTGAAATTGATCCAATCCACAGGATCGACTGCTTTGGATTCTCAGCTGGAGGGACCAACGATGTCAGCCGTTGGATTGCGTATGCTCACGTAAAATGATAATCCTATGATATGTAATAATGTATAAACCCCAAACTGATTTACATATGATAAATTAACTCTAatttggtacatttatgataaatccACCtttattagtttccgttaaatcagattaatatcacaaatcaaatatatttgcCAATCCCAAACAAAATATTGATCAATTGTCATGTATTATCTAACTCAGcgatttgatggtaaaatttaatgagaaCTAAcgaagaataaatttatcataaatttatcataaatataccaatttgaaatttttagtgacAATAATCTTAtgtaaatataattaattttgttaCGGTATTATGTTTTTCTCGATTCGTGGTTGGTAATATTCATCCAGTCAGACAAAATACCCCTAAGGCTTAAAACAAATTTACTAGACCCGCCAAAAGAGGGGAAAGAAACTTCAAAACACCTAACCCTCTCTCCCAAAAAGCCACGTTGACACCGCAATTGGGAAAGAAACTTCAAAACACCTTAGGCCTCGCCTTGGGCCTCCTCAAAATGTGGCATCACGACTTCcccatagagagagagagagagagagggcattTGGTTAGGTCCGCAATGAACTGAATTTAATAACCGGGAGGGAGATGAATATTAGTTGTTATAGAAATTCTTAAAGCTATTTCATGCTTAAGTGCAAAACACTAGGAGTAAACGGTTTCAAGTCACGTACAAGTTCTACTTAGAGTCTAGAATCTACCCGTTAAAAtaggttccttattttttgaaacCTGAAATCTACCCTACATACCCTAGAACGTGGAACTTACCTTATCGTGGGTTCTAGAGTCGGTTCCAGAGTGTACTAGAGTTTCACTCATATTATTAATGCCCATCATTTGCCGATAAAATTTGCTAACCATAACATATACTTAGACTcacgaaaaatataaatatatataaagtaaaagtctcagtCATAAAACAGAAGCTTAAACTAATgcttttaaattatatattcaccATCGAACGGCATGAAATATTATAGAATCACGCAAAGacataaactaaaaaaaaaaacattaaaacttattataaattcTAAGTTGCAAGTTACaggtttcaaattctaaattccTCCAATGAAGAACTTAGAACTTATCAATCAAAATAGgttattcattttttagaacTTAAAATCTATCATGTATATTTTGGATcatgaaatttatgaatttccacCAATCCGATTCTTAAATTCCAGATTCCACCTGAAACCATGCTCACCTCTTCATAACACCATGAAGAAGATGAAACCGTTTATATGGATTCGGCCTTTTCCCTGGGCCTACTCCATCCAACCACACCTCTCACGGTGTAAAAACAAGGTCGGAATCCATCAGTGCAACCACACCTTCAGTCAACGCGCACGTACTCAGAGGCCCGGACTCATGGGTCATTGAACCGGAAGATACCGGCGAGACGACTGCGAGcaacctccctctctctgccctccctcgctttttttccgaccggcgaaccaccgcgccaCCCCTCCGGCTCCGGATCCTCTCTCTGTCCCCTGCCCTCTCTTCGCGGCGAACCACCGCgtgaccggcgaaccaccgcgcccTCCAGCTCCAGATCCGACACCGGCTTGTCTTGTACGCTGGAACGTTGGTGCCTGACCGCCTCACACTCGCCGGCCTGTTGATCTTCAGTTCCGCTTCGCATCACGATCCCGCTCTTCTCTGTCTGCCCTCCTCCTCTTCGCGGCGAACCACCGCGTGACCGGCGAACTACCGCGTCCTCCAGCTCCAGATCCGACACCGGCTTGTCTTGTACGCTGGAACGTTGGTGCCCGACCGTCTCACACCCGCCAGCCTGTTGATCTCCAGTTCCGCTCGCATCAAGATCCCGCCAGTGCTTTGGTTCAGGTAGAAGTCATAGGGAATACAGTGATTTTTGTGGGAAGGAATCAGTCACATATTAGATTGTTTTCCATTAAAGTAACAAACGCAGTTTGATATACTCCTTCTCGGTCTCATTGGCCATGTATTGATGCAAAATGCTTAGAGGCCTGGTATAATTGCCTTCTTCACGGGCAAAATATCACCTGGCTGTTCTTGAGGGAGGAGAAGACAAGGAAAAgcctctgtttttattttttggtagtCCATTGTGAAAAGTCTCCTTCCCCCTGTTTCCTGGGAGATTATTGAAAACTATGCAAACTGCTGGGAGATTGACTTGAATCACTTCCTCCTTTTCTTGAATaccaatttgttgattctcattttttctcccttttgtaATATAACTAGCATAGTCATTCCAGAGGACATTTTCTGTCGATTCTTTATGCATGTGAACTGCTTTTGCCATGTTTTACTGCAAAATAACAGATACTACAGGCAGAATACTTTCTTGGTATCTTAAATTGAACCTgccttttcttattcttctatGTGCAGAACGTTGCCCGATTTGTTTAGCAGTAGTgtttcctatcacatatgtaAATTCCATCGGGCTAGTGACTTCCTGAACTCTTTATCTGTACATCTTGTTTCTCATATTCTGCTTCCTTAATACTTTTAGAAACCAGGGCCTTCTTGATGCATGGACATCTTTAATGATCATTTGTGTCCCCTTTAATGCAGCTGTTTACATGTAGGCTAAACATTTTTTCTTAGTTCTCATAGCTCAGTTGGAAATGATAATGACTCGGTGGCGTTGAAACTGATGTAAAATGTTAGGTAGGTTTGGCAATACAAATCTCTCGGTGCATGTGAAACCTATCAAGTAATGAACTTTGAGACCATCACCTTCTTGTGTACTGAATTGGTAGTAATGGTAGGAAAATTGTACTTGTTATCATcttgatatataaaaatattgccAATGACTTGATCATTCAGAGGTCACATGGATTGGCTCCTACGTTACAATATTTACAATCTATCCCGCATCCATGTAATCTAAATAGCTAATGTATCTATTATGGTTTTCCTACCCGATGTTCGTGTCGATTGTCATTAAGGTTTTCCCTACCCGATGTTCATGTGCTATGAAGCGTGCAAGAGGATTATGGTTGAGGACGATGAAGAGGCGTAACCAAATATTTGACAAGAAGAAATACGAGGTCTTTGCTATGGATCATCTACAAAAAGAGTGGATAAAGATGACTATTTTGTATactacgattttttttttttttggttagatgTATCTTTGCGATTGAAtggtttagtttatgtttttttcttttgctcatacGATTTCTTCAGAAGAATTCTTCAAGGAAGTTCTTGTTACCAAGGTTGGTTCTACATGCACTTTCGCAAAGATATTCGAgggtttacttttcttttggagtTCTGTGTTTGAAGAAGGTATTGgcatgttttgataatgtgaatATTGCCTTTCATGAGAAGATGAGTCGGCAAGAGTCGAACCAAGAAAGATGGCCAATTTGTCCAATATAATGTTGATTGAGACGCAATGTTTTTCACGGGGCTACTTTGCGTGTGCATAAATCTCTTGGAGTACCTAACATAAGGAAAGCTTTTTGCTTATTGGATTGCTGGCTTGAATGAATAACAATTTTATGTTTGGACTATGatgtttcaatttcaagttcgaGTACCTTCAGCTTTCTTTGACAGAACAAAGCTTTGTATTAAATGACGCgatgttgattttatttctcgATCCAAACTGTGGCCGGTTACCTTGCTAGGCAAAAGCTCTCGCTGCCCTACCAATCTTGGCAAACCTGCGGCTCCAAGGGATTGCTACTTAGTATAAAATCGAAAAGTGGCAATAATTCAACCCCGTCGACTCAATTTGACGATATACAAAGAACACAACATCACGTTTCAATTATCAAtagtgtgagagagagaattaatCGACGTGCGGGAAATGCTTTCCGTAGAGCCTTGCATTGATGAGAGACCTGTTGACAATTTGCAAGAGACAATTTGCAAGAGAATTGTGGGAACAGTAATAAAGGCATCGACTTAGCTTGACCAATGAGCTTGTTCTGTATTCAACCTTTAAGTGTTGAATTAAGTTCAAAAGTGCTACATTCTTGTGATCAAACAACAAAATACTGCACAATAAATAACAACAAACGAATCAAAGCTTCGAGATGCCTATTTTCCAATACTGCACAATAAATAACAACAGACGAATCAAAGCTTCGAGATGCCTATTTTCCAACACGGGCAACTGTGGAAAGGACATGACAAAAATGACATTCTCTGCTTTTTCTATTTTACACCCACCTTCTTCCCGAACGAAAGTATTGCCTCAATGATGAAAAGTGACTTTGGGTGGCAATGAGAATCTTGTTACATTAATAAAAGAACAATAAGCACTTGAAGATGGCTCCCCACAGGCGAGCATGATACAATTAGCAATTGATGCCGCAttgaataatttgaaagaagatatatgCCTCAGGGTCGACGGTGAGATCCTCCTCCTTTGGCATGAGGAATCATCGACCTGCACCGCAGCTTGCCTTCCCTCGGAGATGGCCCCACCACCAGAGACTGACCACATCAGCAATCCCCAGCAGCAAAACTCCCTCCACATTGGTCGCAAACCGGCCATAGTCAGCCTTGAAGTTTGACCTGCCATCTCTCTCTAGACCCAACTTGTCTACAATAGTCTGGAAAGGGCAAACCAGCAAAAACAACAGGCACAAATGCTGTCAATAAACTGTCCAGAAAAAGAGAACAGATTTACATCCACCCGGCAACAGCCCTATGCACATAAACATAAGTATGGGTTAAAAGGTATCTTCACATTCTTCATTTTTAACCAGTTCGACTTTTCCATATTATATAAGGTTTCCTAGGGCAATAGTAAGCCTCTAAAGGCCCACATGCCAATCAAATTTACTTTTTAGCACATACACTGAATAACCAAGTTATACAGTTACGACggaaagaaaaacaactaaTTTACATGCAAATTTGACTTTCCCATGCCAAATCCTTTCTTAGCACAGCTCCAACTATTTGACAAATATGAGAGAACAGTTCAAATACTCACCGATTCTGGACCAAGGAATCCCATGGCCAGTAAAACCAGATCAGCCTCAATGATTTCCTCAGATCCTCAATTTCTTTGAACTGAAACTTCCCACTAGCATCCTTCTCCCACCTAACACGCACTACTTCAAGCCCTTTAACGACCCCATTTTCATCACCAATAAACTGCTTAGTTAGCACTTCATAAGACCTTGGGTCTTTCCCAAACTTAGCTGCAGCTTCCTGGTGGCCATAATCAACATGGTAGATGCGAGGCCACTATAAACAGCATTGAACAGAGGAAAAGAACGGTGAGCAAATATTACACTGCGCATGCTATAAAATAAACGATAATGGAATAAGCAAGAGTACTCCTGTGGTTGTCAAGAGAAAAGGTAACTTATGTAATATTTGTACCTGTGGCTAAGGGTTGCCTGGAGCCCTCTTCTCCAGTGGCTTAGAAAGCAACTCCAAGTTTACAATTCTACAGCAGCCATGCCTGATAGATGTTCCTATGCAATCCGTGCCAGTGTCACCTCCACCAATGACCACTACCTTCTTCCCTTTGCAGATATGTAGTTACCATCCTTGAGATTGCTGTCAAGCAAGCTCTTTGTGTTTGCATGAAGGAACTCCATGGCAAAATGAACACCTGACAATTCGTGTCCAGGTACAGGAAGGTCCCtgcaagaaggaaaattcaatcCACAAGCATAAATATCGCTTTCTCATCAACCAGAACATGGTGCAAAACTCCTACAACATGTCCCCAAAGTTAAGTCACAATGAACTTACCTTGGTTTTGTGGCGCCAACAGCTAAAACAATagcatcattttccttttggagcCTATCAAGAGAGTATGATGAATCCTTCCCAACGCTGGCATTCACCACAAAATTGACACCTTCCTAAGCCATCAAGTTAACTCGCCGTTGAACTACATCCACTTTGTCAGTCTTCATGTTTGGCACACCATACTTCATTAGGCCCCCAATTTGATCGCCACGCTCATACACTGTGAAGAAGATACATgtgaaccggaccggaccgccCTTCTCTGATCAGAGCAAAGCCAATTTCGGACCGGTTCGGAGCGGCGCCAGCTTCGATGTCTTTCTTCGCCAGGCGCCTCGTACGGAACAAGAACCTGCGTGCAACTCCATCGATCAACCGTGCGTACCACTCTTCTTTTGATGCCTGCGCCGAGCTGATCGACGCTTGCGCTCGTAATCGAGCACTTCGCTCGGGCAAGGCCCTTCACGCCCATCTGATCGTGACGGGCCTTTGTGCTTCCGCCCACATTGCCTCCAAAGTCATCGGCTTCTACACCGATGTGGGAGCACGGTCGATGCCCGACGCGTGTTCGATGAAATTCCTGAGACAGATGTTCGCCGCTGGGCCGTCCTCCTCGGTGCCTTTGCTCGGCGTGGATACCATCAGGAGGCTTTGCATGCGTTCCTCGAGATGCGGAGGGAGGGGATGGAGCCCAACGAGTTCGTGTTTCCCAGCATCCTCAAAGTCTGTGGGCAGCTCTCGGATCGGCGGGCTGGAGAGAATGTGCACGCTTTGGTTCTGAAACTGTCGGTTGAAGACGATTTGTTCGTCAATTCCGCGTTGATTGATATGTACTCGAAATGTGGGCACGTCGAGAAGGCGCGCGCGGTATTTGATATGATGGTAGAGAAAGATTTGGTCACATTCAATGCCATGGTTTCAGGTTATGCTCAGAATGGCTTTGCAAAAGAGGCAATTGGATTGGTAGAGAAGATGAAGTTTTGGGGTCTGAAGCCAGATGTTGTGACCTGGAATTCATTGATTAATGGGTTTTCACAGAAGGGCGATCCTCTGGCTGTTCGAGACCTGCTCAAGTCAATGAGCTCTGCTGGTATTGAGCCGGATGTGGTGTCTTGGACTTCTATTATATCTGGACTTGTACAGAGTTTCAAAAACGAAGATGCTTTTAAGACATTCAAGGAGATGATGGCTTGCAGGGTTTACCCCAATTCGGCCACCATTAGTAGTCTCTTGCCTGCTTGTGCTACATCTGCCAATGTGAGGCTTGGGAAGGAAATGCATGGTTATGCAGTTGTGCTTGGGGTGGAGAACGATATCTTTGTGAAAAGCGCTCTTCTTGACATGTATGCGAAATGCGGTCTTATAACTGAAGCTAAGTTGTTATTCTCTGACATGTCTGAAAAGAACACAGTCTCTTGGAATTCCATGATCTTTGGGTTGGCCAGCCATGGTTATTGTGACGAAGCAATTGAAACTTTTGCTCAGATGGAGAAGGAAGATAGTAAGAGGGTCGATCACCTGACCTTCACGGCAGCTCTCACTGCTTGTAGTCATGGAGGTATGATTGAACTTGGACAGAGTTTGTTCCACAAGATGCAGGAAGCTTACAAGATAGCACCAAGGCTCGAGCATTATGCTTGCATGGTGGATCTTCTTGGTAGAGCTGGAAAACTATCAGAAGCTTATGACTTTATTAAGGCAATGCCCGTGGAACCTGATTTGTTCGTGTGGGGAGCCCTACTAGGGGCATGTAGGAACCACGGGAACTTGGAACTCGCAGAAATAGCGGCTCAGCATCTTTCAAGGCTTGAGCCTGGAAATGCAGGGAATAATATGTTGCTGTCTGAATTATATGCCAATGCCAGTAATAATTGGAATGCAAGGTtaagaatgaaaagaagaaaactgatGAAGTTTCTTGGTTCTAGTTGGATAGCTGGCTGATGCTCAGACACAGCTTGAAGTGAATGCTATTATGTTATCTCCATCCTGAGAATgaaaaagtttactcttgcACATTAAAGCAGGTGCAATTACAATTACAATCAGTTACAACTACATTGTTACAACTCAGTACATGACTACTGTGGAAGAATCAGATGATGAGCAGAGATAATTGGTGATTCCATTGGATGGTTCAGATCAAGAGCAACCATTTGAATGAGGAGATCAGGAAACTGGGAACTTGCCAAGAGAAAAGATAGATCTATTGTAGTGGGAGCCACATTTCTTGTATCTATCTCAAAATCCCAGTCAACACCATCGACTGGTGACGAGTATTGACATGCCCTGCGGGGTTGATGAAGGAAGGATTGGCATTGAGCCATGTCTTATGGTTTGATAGGAGTGTAAATGTGGAACCTGTATGATTAGACAAGCAGCATGCTTGTTTCTCATTGCCTGAGAAGTTAAAACGCATCTTATTACAATTACCATGAAAATTGCAACAAATGGGCCAAATaagagaaatatttttgtgTCCAATTCTCCAAACCCTATTTTAAGCCCATGGAGATACTCCTCCGGGGCCAATATCTCATTTTTGCTGCAGctataaaagaagagaaagagaagaaagaagagaggagggtacgagaaaagaaagaaaccaagagagagaggaagggttTTGGTTCATTAAGCCATGGACAACTTGACCCATTGAATCAACGTTGTTTCGAAGTGCTCGGTAAGAATTCCGAGTCTTGATTTCTTTAATCGAAGAGAAATTCTTAGCACAGATGTAATTTCGgattgtcttgaattttgagGTGCTGGGTTGGTTCTCAAGGTTGGTGAATtgtgaaatcattttttaaagaaattttggggTGTTGTGGATGCGAAGAATTTTATAGAAGTTGATTTGGGTGTACAGTCTAGTCAGAGTGAAATTATGAAGTTTCTTGCGCATTATTGAAACCAAATTCGAAGTACTATGTTTGGCACCAGCTTTTGCCCATCTGCTGCCATCTTTTAATGTGTCTAGTTAACTTACCAATGACTCTGGACCCACTTGAGATGAGCATCAGTTCAAACGAATGCTTTTAAATTCTGGGTGCAAGCCATTGCAGTATTGCAGTACAGCAGTAGCAGACAACGGTAGTTAATACTGCTTTGGGCAAGCTTTTTGTTAGTTGTTGGAGTGGCTTTGTCACCAAATAAACTTAATTTTGTCGAACCTTAAATAAGGTCGTTATTTCCTTGATTTCATGCATTTGTCACTTAATTGATAAGATTTGccaaccaaaaaaattgataagaatTAGAGTTTTCTTCACTTGAGCTAGTTCGCATTTTTAGGTGAGTGATGCTTATCTTTTCAAGGATTTGTGAACTCATGTCctgaaaataatagaaaagagacatcacatgatatgatttatgtaaaaaagagaaagaaatgtgGTATTTAGAGCATATTTTGTTGCATCAAGCTAGAAGATCATACTTTTGGTTATTTGAAATGGCATAGTAAAGCATTTCTTGAAATTAGTTGAGTTTTTGTAAACTGGTTTGAGAAATGctatataaaatatatgttgCTTGATAAATTGAACTAGGAAAGGTTATGGTTTTCATTTGTGTCCAGATTATAAAAGGATTTTTAGATCCGTTTTGTGAGTTGTTGGAAAATGAGTTAGTGGTTTTATGCCTATTGTTGCTATGTGCTAAATCCGTTGAGGGGTTGTGTATGCGTAATGTATCCAGACGCCCAATTTGGGCAAGACACCAACTGATATAAGTGAAGACTCATGCAAAGGGAGAAATTTTTGATAGTCCTTGTCACGAAATGTTAAACGTGACCATAGTTTGATAGTGAACGTTATATTAATAGATGGACTTGGTCAAACTTGCTTTAATACTGTTGCTCAAATAAATGTTTTTGAAGGGATAACTCATCTTTGATCTTGTATGTGTTGTATATACTAGATTTGGATAAATATATTCGGATGCTGTTTGTAAATGTGTAAAATACATGCTCAATTTGCTTATCAGAGATTTAGACTACTCACCAGGCAATGATTTGCTCATACAATTCATATCAGTTCTTTTCAACTATTATAGCTACGACATATCAGAAGAAAGCAATATCAGCGGGGATTTCTGAGAGCTGAATTTCGATATAAGTTGAGATAATTTGGTAGTCGCTGGAGATGTATATATTCTATATTGTGGAATTTAAATCTCTAAACCTGTAACCAGCTTgttgttttgtcaattttctaCATATGGTTATGTATATGATGCTGCTGCATCCTTCAGAATGGAGAACGGACGTGTCATTTCCCCTATACTTGAAGACTTGGGGTGTGACGAAAATGATCGACAATATGGCAAGATCAAAGCAGATGACTGATACCGAAGATCTGAAGACGTTAAATTAGAAGCACGTCTGTAAAACTAGCTAGAGTCAAA of the Eucalyptus grandis isolate ANBG69807.140 chromosome 10, ASM1654582v1, whole genome shotgun sequence genome contains:
- the LOC104422478 gene encoding LOW QUALITY PROTEIN: pentatricopeptide repeat-containing protein At5g59600 (The sequence of the model RefSeq protein was modified relative to this genomic sequence to represent the inferred CDS: inserted 1 base in 1 codon); this encodes MSFFARRLVRNKNLRATPSINRAYHSSFDACAELIDACARNRALRSGKALHAHLIVTGLCASAHIASKVIGFYXRCGSTVDARRVFDEIPETDVRRWAVLLGAFARRGYHQEALHAFLEMRREGMEPNEFVFPSILKVCGQLSDRRAGENVHALVLKLSVEDDLFVNSALIDMYSKCGHVEKARAVFDMMVEKDLVTFNAMVSGYAQNGFAKEAIGLVEKMKFWGLKPDVVTWNSLINGFSQKGDPLAVRDLLKSMSSAGIEPDVVSWTSIISGLVQSFKNEDAFKTFKEMMACRVYPNSATISSLLPACATSANVRLGKEMHGYAVVLGVENDIFVKSALLDMYAKCGLITEAKLLFSDMSEKNTVSWNSMIFGLASHGYCDEAIETFAQMEKEDSKRVDHLTFTAALTACSHGGMIELGQSLFHKMQEAYKIAPRLEHYACMVDLLGRAGKLSEAYDFIKAMPVEPDLFVWGALLGACRNHGNLELAEIAAQHLSRLEPGNAGNNMLLSELYANASNNWNARLRMKRRKLMKFLGSSWIAG
- the LOC104423853 gene encoding chaperone protein DnaJ isoform X2, giving the protein MNMHHGLASPLKPRPCCSSHLASTADFPCSSRLHLPPQPGRFLRHGRGHGGGCGGGGGGGGGVFGALPSAPQSFVWPGERNREKGRRGRNARTLSRASRRESPYEVLGVSPSATADEIKRAYRKLALKYHPDVNKEVNAQEKFMRIKHAYNTLLNSRDSNSKRRYNTGTRASGFSYSTEDRSTLDEEFYGLEDFFRDLQEEFRNWESGASSQGKPKSLWEELADIGEEFVEFLEKELNITDSEVEANQYDDGSQRSSGTEGMQNASENEASKGSGIEENIDEIEATLARLKKELGL
- the LOC104423853 gene encoding chaperone protein DnaJ isoform X1, producing the protein MNMHHGLASPLKPRPCCSSHLASTADFPCSSRLHLPPQPGRFLRHGRGHGGGCGGGGGGGGGVFGALPSAPQSFVWPGERNREKGRRGRNARTLSRASRRESPYEVLGVSPSATADEIKRAYRKLALKYHPDVNKEVNAQEKFMRIKHAYNTLLNSRDSNSKRRYNTGTRASGFSYSTEDRSTLDEEFYGLGNLFRDVQITIEDFFRDLQEEFRNWESGASSQGKPKSLWEELADIGEEFVEFLEKELNITDSEVEANQYDDGSQRSSGTEGMQNASENEASKGSGIEENIDEIEATLARLKKELGL